The DNA sequence gcccgccgccgcggggggccgctgccgcccgtCGCCGCCGCCTCGGGCCGGTACTTGAGCCAGCAGATGAGCCAGGTGACGACGACGGAGACGAGGGCGAGCACGCTGGCCACCGACAGGCAGATGGGCCCCAcgggcgagggcggcgcggcgaCGGCCCCCCCTTCGCCGCCGTAGCGGTTGACGAAGATGAGGCCGGTGAAGAGCAGCACCACCATGGCCAGGAAGGAGACGACGACGCAGACGCAGCCGGCGCTGAGCGCCGCCCGCTTGCAGCTCTGGCAGCTCTCGTagccgccgggggcggcggcggcgggcggcggggaggcggcggcgcggcggcggcggcggcggcggcgggagccggtcCTGCGGCAGCGGGTCGCGGGCCCGCAGctggggcgggcaggcggccgccAGCTTGGTGTTGACGGGCAGGCCGTGCACCCGGCCGTCGGGCAGCGCCGTGCGGTGGCGGCACAGCGGGCAGGCcagccaggcggcggcggcggcggcggcggcggcggcggggtgctgggcggcggcgggggggtgctgggcggcggcggcggcggcgggggggtgctgggcggcgcgcaggtgcagctggctgaggcACTCCTGGCAGAAGGTGTGCAGGCACTCCAGCAGCTTGGGCGCCCGCCGCTCCGGGTCGAAGTAGTTGTAGCAGATCTTGCACTCGTAGTCCTCGTAgctggcggcggccgcctgccccccgccgcgccctacgctgccctcccccgccgcctcgGCCATAGCATCGCCGGTgctggccccgccgccgccgcctccccccggccgcgcccgcggctctgcgcgccggggccggcggcgacagaggggcccgcggccgcccggctgcgccgccgccgccgtcacggggggcgggggcggccccggcgcctcccgctgcgctgcgctgcgccgcgcggagcggagcgcgcccgccgccgccgccggcggagccGCCCCGAGGGGAGCCCCGCTCGCGCTCGCGTTGCTTTTAACCCttccgcgggcgcggggcggggggggattcTCCCGCGCGACCGCGGCCGGCTGCGATCAGGCCACGCGCGAAAGGTCTGCGGCGGCGGTGAGCGCTGCTGCTCGGGCCTTGACGTGGGAGCGGCAGGTGGACGTGGGCTCGGCGCCCGGGCGAGCCGCtgcctctgctgcttctcctggggAAGGTGCCGAGACGCTTGCCGGCACGGCGATTTCCGTTCTTTGGGAACAACGGAAATAAAaggtatttgggttttttttttggttttatttctttccgGATAACGGAGATGGACATCACTGCTGAGGCTTGTAGGCGTACGCCACCATTGTATTATAGCGTTGAGAGCTTTTGTCCagtctaattaaaaataatctgagCAGGAAGGCTTTCACAGCTTCCAGTGTCATGCTGGTAAACAATCCGGTAGGTTTCGCTGAGTCAAATTCTGATTTGTGG is a window from the Struthio camelus isolate bStrCam1 chromosome 9, bStrCam1.hap1, whole genome shotgun sequence genome containing:
- the RNF228 gene encoding LOW QUALITY PROTEIN: RING finger protein 228 (The sequence of the model RefSeq protein was modified relative to this genomic sequence to represent the inferred CDS: inserted 2 bases in 1 codon) yields the protein MAEAAGEGSVGRGGGQAAAASYEDYECKICYNYFDPERRAPKLLECLHTFCQECLSQLHLRAAQHPPAAAAAAQHPPAAAQHPAAAAAAAAAAWLACPLCRHRTALPDGRVHGLPVNTKLAAACPPQLRARDPLPQDRLPPPPPPPPRRRXSPPPAAAAPGGYESCQSCKRAALSAGCVCVVVSFLAMVVLLFTGLIFVNRYGGEGGAVAAPPSPVGPICLSVASVLALVSVVVTWLICWLKYRPEAAATGGSGPPRRRAAAAAPARGGGRT